In Candidatus Eisenbacteria bacterium, the following are encoded in one genomic region:
- the radC gene encoding DNA repair protein RadC, with translation MPEWLQACFELARRVSQSTQDNYQRTFDTPESVVKFLQPQMGNLKKENFRTILLNVRNQLIRTDVVSLGTLNAPIVHPREAFKPAIEASALSIILVHNHPSGDPEPSTEDIAITNRLKEVSELVGIELLDHIIISATSCTSLKERGVI, from the coding sequence CTGCCGGAGTGGCTCCAAGCATGCTTTGAATTGGCAAGAAGAGTCAGTCAGTCAACGCAGGATAATTACCAACGGACTTTTGACACTCCAGAGAGTGTTGTGAAGTTTCTCCAGCCGCAGATGGGCAATCTCAAGAAGGAGAATTTCCGAACCATACTTCTCAACGTCCGCAATCAGCTGATCCGTACCGACGTGGTAAGTCTAGGAACTCTCAACGCACCCATCGTTCACCCGCGCGAGGCGTTTAAGCCCGCCATAGAAGCATCCGCGTTGAGCATAATTCTCGTTCACAATCACCCAAGCGGCGACCCAGAGCCAAGCACAGAGGACATTGCTATCACCAACCGATTGAAAGAAGTCTCCGAGCTGGTCGGCATTGAGCTTCTTGACCACATTATCATCTCTGCCACATCGTGCACCTCACTCAAGGAAAGAGGAGTTATCTAA